The proteins below are encoded in one region of Clostridium pasteurianum DSM 525 = ATCC 6013:
- a CDS encoding DUF2992 family protein, with protein sequence MVHRIYVYLSHCAIKLQHEAMKLSKRKKSKEEKEKEEKRKFLLRQKKKLMRHKGH encoded by the coding sequence TTGGTACATAGGATATATGTATATTTATCACATTGTGCAATAAAGCTACAGCATGAAGCAATGAAACTATCAAAAAGAAAAAAATCAAAAGAAGAGAAAGAAAAAGAAGAAAAGAGAAAATTTTTATTAAGGCAAAAGAAAAAATTAATGAGGCATAAGGGACACTAA